In a single window of the Renibacterium salmoninarum ATCC 33209 genome:
- the hemC gene encoding hydroxymethylbilane synthase, whose amino-acid sequence MPNRPAVETFKLGTRGSKLARTQSQLIADQLSAIGGFEVELVQIRTDGDVLTGPLSQMGGTGVFVTALREAVLNGSVDFAVHSLKDLPTAAAPGMKIAAIPARAEVRDALCSRSNRSLAELATGAKVGTGSPRRAAQLRAARADIEVIDIRGNVDTRLARLENDLDAVVLAAAGLGRIGRSAAISELFDDAVMLPAPGQGALAVETALDVPTELAAALAAIDDADSRLAVTAERALLARLEAGCSAPVGAFAQRKGSMLRLEACICSLDGSRVIRQAKATDGLAEVAATLLGIELAESMLADGAADLL is encoded by the coding sequence GTGCCTAACAGACCGGCGGTAGAAACGTTTAAGCTCGGTACGCGTGGATCAAAATTGGCCCGCACCCAATCTCAGTTGATTGCCGATCAATTGAGCGCAATCGGTGGTTTTGAGGTTGAGCTGGTGCAGATTCGCACCGATGGCGATGTGTTAACCGGCCCGCTGTCGCAAATGGGCGGTACTGGCGTGTTTGTGACCGCCCTTCGAGAAGCGGTGCTTAACGGCAGCGTCGATTTTGCCGTCCACTCGCTCAAAGACCTACCCACCGCGGCAGCGCCGGGCATGAAGATAGCGGCTATTCCGGCCCGCGCCGAAGTGCGAGATGCTTTGTGCTCGCGATCCAATCGATCACTGGCAGAGCTGGCCACCGGTGCGAAAGTTGGTACCGGTTCGCCTCGACGTGCTGCCCAGTTGCGAGCGGCCCGTGCGGATATCGAGGTTATTGATATCCGCGGGAATGTAGACACTCGGTTAGCGCGCTTGGAAAATGATCTAGACGCGGTAGTGCTGGCAGCTGCCGGGCTGGGACGGATCGGCCGTTCAGCGGCAATTTCAGAGCTTTTCGACGACGCCGTGATGCTTCCGGCCCCCGGCCAAGGTGCGCTTGCCGTGGAAACCGCCCTGGACGTTCCCACGGAATTAGCCGCAGCGTTAGCCGCTATTGACGATGCCGACAGTCGGCTAGCAGTAACCGCGGAGCGGGCATTGCTAGCCCGGCTTGAGGCTGGCTGTAGTGCCCCTGTCGGTGCCTTTGCCCAGCGCAAGGGCAGCATGCTTCGTTTGGAAGCTTGTATTTGTTCTTTAGACGGCTCCCGAGTGATCCGGCAAGCTAAAGCTACTGACGGGCTCGCCGAGGTCGCGGCAACCTTATTAGGTATCGAACTGGCCGAGTCAATGCTCGCCGACGGTGCTGCCGACTTATTGTGA
- a CDS encoding MetQ/NlpA family ABC transporter substrate-binding protein produces the protein MRKKLALAVTGIVAAIALTACGGAAATSSSSATLDPKNPVTLKVGASPTPHAKILEFVNEKLAPAAGLKLEIKEIEDYQTPNTALSDGSLDANFYQHLPWFNDQVQTKGYKFDHGAGVHIEPYAAFSEKHKAISEIPEGGKIAITSDPSNQVRALKVLQVAGLLKDIDDKSTAITLTDAQNPKKLKFSENQPELLVNDLKDPSVDLALINGNFILAAGLSTKNALAVESIKDNPYANFLAWRSDSKGDARIAKLDELLHSPEVKKYIEDTWPNGDVTPAF, from the coding sequence ATGCGTAAGAAACTCGCACTTGCGGTAACGGGGATTGTGGCAGCGATTGCGCTGACGGCTTGTGGCGGCGCCGCCGCAACGTCAAGTTCGTCCGCAACTCTGGATCCAAAAAATCCAGTAACCCTCAAAGTGGGGGCAAGCCCCACCCCGCATGCCAAGATTTTGGAATTCGTCAATGAGAAGCTGGCTCCAGCAGCCGGGCTGAAGCTTGAGATCAAGGAAATCGAGGACTACCAGACCCCGAACACCGCCTTGAGTGATGGCTCCTTAGACGCAAACTTCTATCAACACCTGCCTTGGTTTAATGATCAGGTTCAAACTAAGGGCTATAAGTTCGATCACGGAGCAGGGGTGCACATTGAGCCTTATGCTGCGTTCTCCGAAAAGCACAAAGCCATTTCAGAGATCCCCGAGGGTGGCAAGATTGCCATCACTTCCGACCCTTCGAACCAGGTTCGAGCACTCAAGGTACTCCAAGTCGCCGGACTGTTGAAAGATATCGATGACAAATCGACGGCGATCACACTAACCGACGCGCAGAATCCGAAAAAGCTAAAGTTCTCCGAGAACCAGCCGGAGCTTTTGGTCAATGACCTCAAGGACCCCTCCGTGGACTTGGCACTGATCAACGGAAACTTCATCTTGGCAGCTGGTCTGTCCACTAAGAATGCGCTCGCCGTGGAGTCAATCAAAGACAATCCATATGCGAACTTCCTGGCCTGGCGCAGCGACTCCAAGGGCGATGCCCGAATCGCAAAATTGGATGAGCTGTTGCACTCCCCCGAGGTGAAGAAATACATCGAGGACACCTGGCCGAATGGCGATGTGACCCCCGCGTTCTAA
- a CDS encoding methionine ABC transporter permease: protein MSDFFSEFFNDPVIQKALPEATIETLTMVGISAVVTVVVGLLLGIVLHVCAPGGLRPLPIFHRLLSEIIVNITRSIPFAILMVALIPFTRLITGTSLGPIAASVSLSIGTIPFFARLVETALRDVNKGKIDAALVMGSTNYQVISKVMVREAMPSLVSGITTTVVTLVGYSAMAGLVGGGGLGKLAYNYGFQRFQPNVMWAVLVLIVILVIAIQLIGDFIARRTDHR, encoded by the coding sequence ATGAGCGACTTCTTTTCCGAATTTTTCAACGATCCCGTGATCCAGAAGGCCTTACCCGAAGCCACCATCGAGACGCTGACCATGGTGGGTATCTCGGCTGTGGTGACCGTCGTCGTCGGCTTGCTTTTAGGCATTGTGCTGCATGTTTGCGCACCGGGCGGGCTTAGGCCGTTGCCAATTTTCCATCGCTTACTCTCCGAGATTATTGTCAACATCACCCGCTCGATCCCGTTTGCCATCTTGATGGTTGCGCTTATTCCGTTTACTCGGCTCATCACTGGCACCTCGCTAGGCCCCATTGCGGCTTCGGTGTCATTGTCTATCGGTACTATCCCGTTTTTCGCCCGGCTCGTTGAGACGGCGCTGCGCGATGTCAACAAGGGAAAAATCGATGCGGCCTTGGTAATGGGCTCAACAAATTATCAAGTGATCTCAAAGGTTATGGTGCGCGAAGCGATGCCTAGTTTGGTATCTGGCATCACGACGACGGTCGTGACCTTGGTCGGATATTCAGCTATGGCTGGGCTAGTAGGCGGCGGTGGCCTAGGCAAGCTTGCCTATAACTACGGATTCCAGCGTTTCCAGCCAAATGTCATGTGGGCGGTATTGGTCTTGATCGTCATTTTGGTCATTGCTATTCAGTTGATCGGCGACTTCATCGCCCGTCGTACTGATCACCGCTAA
- a CDS encoding MGMT family protein codes for MRTEYIDAVLRIAALIPSGRVLAYGDVAEMINNGGPRPIGSVMSHYGDQVPWWRVLRASGRPPEGHDERALAQYRLEQTPLRGKTSGEDSSWRVDIVQARWQPDEQSWLEIDRIADSLEPAVRVLSEPDDLMGS; via the coding sequence ATGCGGACGGAGTACATCGATGCGGTGTTGAGAATTGCGGCTCTCATCCCCTCGGGTCGAGTGCTCGCATATGGTGATGTGGCTGAAATGATCAACAACGGCGGCCCTCGGCCAATAGGCAGCGTCATGTCTCACTACGGTGATCAAGTGCCGTGGTGGCGCGTGTTACGTGCCAGTGGTCGGCCGCCGGAAGGCCATGACGAGCGTGCCCTGGCACAGTATCGACTAGAACAGACTCCGTTACGTGGCAAAACTAGCGGTGAAGATTCCTCCTGGCGGGTTGATATTGTTCAGGCGCGATGGCAGCCGGATGAACAATCTTGGCTAGAGATTGATCGAATCGCTGATTCACTCGAGCCCGCGGTACGTGTTTTGTCGGAACCCGATGATTTGATGGGGTCTTGA
- the hemL gene encoding glutamate-1-semialdehyde 2,1-aminomutase, with product MTSSQELFDHARELMPGGVNSPVRAFGSVGGTPRFITSAQGAYLTDADGRDYVDLVCSWGPALLGHAHPEVIAAVHAAVDRGLSFGASTPAETELAELVLGRVSAVERLRMVSTGTEATMTAVRLARGFTGRNLIVKFAGCYHGHVDSLLAAAGSGLATLAMPGSAGVTEATAAETLVLPYNDLEAVREVFAVHGGQIAAVITEAAPANMGVVEPAPGFNAGLAQITREHGALLILDEVLTGFRVGPSGYWGLTGASEGWTPDLLTFGKVVGGGLPTAALGGRADVMEYLAPFGPVYQAGTLSGNPVAMAAGVATLKAATADVYDQVDARSLELSAALSRALEAEGVQHSVQRAGNLFSVAFGVSEVRNYADAKAQETFRYAPFFHSMLDSGVYLPPSVFEAWFLSAAHDDTAMNRIFDALPSAAKAAAAATV from the coding sequence ATGACGTCGTCGCAAGAACTTTTCGATCACGCCCGCGAGCTGATGCCCGGTGGAGTTAACTCACCGGTCCGTGCCTTCGGTTCGGTGGGCGGTACGCCGCGTTTCATCACCTCAGCACAGGGTGCCTATCTTACGGATGCGGACGGCCGCGATTATGTCGACTTAGTCTGTTCCTGGGGACCGGCGCTCTTGGGCCACGCGCACCCCGAGGTAATCGCTGCGGTGCATGCCGCCGTCGACCGTGGCTTATCTTTCGGGGCGTCAACACCGGCCGAAACCGAGCTTGCCGAGCTCGTGCTCGGACGAGTTTCCGCCGTCGAGCGACTACGGATGGTCTCCACCGGTACCGAAGCGACGATGACCGCGGTTCGCCTGGCTAGAGGGTTCACCGGACGAAATCTGATCGTGAAATTTGCTGGTTGTTACCACGGCCATGTAGATAGTTTGCTGGCCGCGGCGGGCTCTGGTTTGGCGACGCTAGCAATGCCAGGTTCCGCTGGCGTTACTGAAGCTACTGCGGCGGAAACCTTGGTGCTGCCGTACAACGACCTTGAAGCAGTTCGCGAAGTTTTTGCGGTACACGGTGGCCAGATTGCCGCAGTTATCACGGAGGCAGCACCAGCAAATATGGGTGTGGTTGAGCCCGCCCCCGGATTCAATGCTGGCTTGGCACAGATCACTCGAGAGCATGGCGCCTTGTTGATTTTGGACGAGGTATTAACAGGTTTTCGGGTTGGGCCTTCTGGCTATTGGGGCCTAACGGGCGCATCTGAAGGCTGGACGCCAGATTTGCTAACCTTCGGCAAGGTCGTAGGGGGCGGATTGCCGACGGCGGCACTCGGCGGCCGGGCCGATGTGATGGAGTATTTGGCACCATTTGGCCCGGTCTATCAAGCAGGCACGCTGAGTGGGAACCCGGTGGCAATGGCTGCCGGCGTCGCCACGCTGAAAGCTGCAACGGCTGACGTGTATGACCAAGTTGATGCGCGGTCGCTGGAGCTCTCAGCGGCGTTGTCGCGGGCGCTTGAAGCAGAGGGAGTGCAGCATTCAGTGCAGCGCGCTGGAAACCTATTTTCGGTTGCATTTGGGGTATCTGAAGTTCGCAATTATGCGGATGCGAAAGCCCAAGAAACGTTCCGGTATGCGCCGTTCTTCCACTCGATGCTGGATTCTGGCGTCTATTTGCCGCCGTCAGTTTTTGAAGCTTGGTTCCTGTCTGCCGCGCACGATGATACCGCGATGAACCGAATCTTCGACGCGCTGCCGTCCGCGGCAAAAGCGGCTGCCGCCGCAACCGTCTAA
- the hemB gene encoding porphobilinogen synthase, producing MSFPTQRPRRLRSTPAMRRLVAEYRVHRADLILPVFVKESLREPKPIPSMPGVVQHSSDSLRRAAAEAAEKGLGGIMLFGIPAERDSMGSGSIAEQGILNRSIREVRAEVGDELVVMSDLCLDEFTDHGHCGVLDEQGRVDNDATLEIYAQMAVAQANAGAHLLGPSGMMDGQIAVIRQALDEAGYQETGVLAYSAKYGSAFYGPFRDAVDSALQGDRRTYQMDASNRREALLEVELDLQEGADMVMVKPAMSYLDILADVAAISPVPVAAYQISGEYAMIEAAAANGWIDRRAAIEESVLSIKRAGADSILTYWATELADWLAER from the coding sequence ATGAGCTTTCCTACCCAGCGGCCGCGTAGGCTGCGCAGCACGCCGGCAATGCGTCGTCTCGTCGCAGAATACCGAGTGCACCGTGCTGATCTGATTTTGCCGGTGTTTGTGAAAGAAAGCCTGCGCGAGCCGAAGCCTATTCCATCGATGCCCGGCGTTGTACAACACAGCTCGGATTCGTTACGACGTGCTGCTGCCGAGGCTGCCGAAAAGGGCCTTGGCGGCATCATGTTATTTGGCATCCCGGCCGAACGAGATTCGATGGGCAGTGGTTCGATTGCTGAACAGGGGATTCTGAACCGATCAATCCGTGAAGTTCGTGCCGAAGTGGGCGACGAACTAGTGGTGATGAGCGATCTCTGCCTTGACGAGTTCACCGATCATGGCCATTGTGGCGTCTTGGACGAGCAGGGCCGGGTGGACAACGACGCCACGCTGGAAATCTACGCCCAGATGGCGGTGGCTCAAGCTAACGCGGGCGCGCATTTGCTCGGCCCGTCTGGCATGATGGACGGCCAAATTGCGGTGATCCGGCAAGCCCTTGACGAAGCCGGTTATCAAGAGACCGGGGTGCTGGCCTATTCAGCGAAATATGGATCGGCATTTTATGGGCCGTTCCGCGATGCAGTTGATTCGGCGTTGCAAGGCGACCGGCGCACGTATCAGATGGACGCTTCCAATCGCCGGGAGGCGCTGCTGGAAGTTGAGTTAGACCTCCAAGAAGGTGCAGATATGGTGATGGTGAAACCGGCCATGAGTTACCTGGACATTTTGGCCGACGTCGCGGCGATTTCGCCAGTACCGGTTGCCGCATATCAAATCTCCGGCGAATACGCGATGATCGAGGCGGCAGCTGCCAACGGCTGGATCGATCGGCGAGCAGCTATTGAGGAATCGGTATTGAGTATCAAACGCGCAGGTGCAGATTCGATTTTGACTTATTGGGCCACAGAATTAGCTGATTGGTTGGCAGAACGATGA
- a CDS encoding GNAT family N-acetyltransferase — translation MHALAAGDLAGARRSSALPLSEYFGRVENRGIWIRRSKQVSADPASEPWITGIILDLQSQQTVGRAGYHGPPDERGMVEVGYEIDPEFRRKGYAKAALEILLDRAWRTPEVKVVRASIAPQNIASNKPLQPYGFSKVGEEIDPEGGLEYQFELHLHP, via the coding sequence TTGCACGCCTTAGCCGCTGGTGACCTGGCTGGAGCTCGCCGCAGTTCAGCTCTACCACTGAGCGAATACTTTGGCAGAGTCGAGAATCGTGGCATTTGGATTCGTCGTAGTAAGCAAGTGAGCGCAGATCCGGCCAGCGAGCCTTGGATCACCGGCATCATTCTGGATCTACAAAGTCAACAGACCGTTGGCCGCGCCGGTTACCACGGCCCTCCCGATGAGCGCGGCATGGTCGAAGTTGGTTACGAAATCGACCCTGAATTTCGTCGGAAGGGTTATGCGAAAGCGGCGCTAGAAATATTACTGGACCGTGCTTGGCGAACCCCAGAAGTAAAGGTTGTCAGGGCAAGCATCGCACCGCAAAACATCGCCTCAAACAAACCGCTTCAGCCCTATGGCTTCAGTAAAGTTGGCGAAGAAATAGATCCCGAAGGCGGACTGGAATATCAGTTCGAACTTCACCTCCACCCTTGA
- a CDS encoding uroporphyrinogen-III synthase, translated as MLITRSPDRAGGLVSALLAVGAEPLLLPLIDFEAVDFSVEDLRAGNYSWLVVSSITTVRALKAAAAKIGLQLAELVPPKTRMATIGPSSRRILEHEGLTVHLAPEDIQSAAGLVAILPRLDGNAVWLPQSDVAGPALAEGLRAAGAQVSVTTAYRTVDYPASNRLVTELAVGVEPVAAPMLSLAAARAKIADGSLQAVVAASASAASRIAETLRPLQNTKFIAIGRPTAEQAAAEGIVVAGIAEQPTPEGIVAVLNSVFERDIS; from the coding sequence GTGTTGATCACCCGTAGCCCGGACCGCGCTGGCGGATTGGTTTCCGCGCTCTTGGCTGTCGGTGCGGAGCCGTTGTTGCTGCCCTTGATTGACTTCGAAGCGGTGGATTTCTCGGTTGAAGATTTGCGGGCCGGAAATTACTCCTGGTTGGTTGTCTCCTCGATCACCACGGTGCGCGCATTGAAGGCAGCAGCGGCGAAAATTGGCTTGCAGCTTGCCGAGCTGGTGCCGCCGAAGACGAGGATGGCCACCATCGGTCCTTCCTCGCGAAGAATTTTAGAACACGAAGGTCTCACCGTGCACTTGGCACCGGAAGATATTCAGTCCGCAGCCGGGCTTGTTGCGATCTTGCCAAGATTAGACGGTAACGCCGTGTGGCTGCCGCAGTCCGACGTCGCAGGTCCTGCACTTGCCGAGGGGCTTCGCGCTGCTGGTGCGCAGGTGAGCGTGACGACGGCCTATCGCACGGTTGATTACCCGGCGTCGAACCGCTTGGTGACCGAGCTCGCCGTCGGCGTCGAACCGGTGGCTGCGCCCATGCTGAGCTTGGCCGCTGCCCGCGCGAAGATCGCTGATGGAAGTCTGCAGGCTGTGGTGGCTGCTTCAGCCAGTGCGGCAAGCCGGATCGCCGAAACTTTGCGGCCACTACAGAACACCAAATTTATTGCCATCGGAAGACCGACAGCAGAACAAGCTGCTGCCGAAGGGATTGTGGTGGCAGGGATCGCTGAGCAACCGACACCTGAGGGCATCGTAGCGGTGCTGAATAGCGTTTTTGAAAGGGATATCTCATGA
- a CDS encoding methionine ABC transporter ATP-binding protein: protein MITITDLRKVYQQGGREVTALDGVSLSVPKGSIHGIIGHSGAGKSTLVRCLTLLDRPTSGRVEINGVDLSSVSNKEIRQARRKVGMVFQHANLLDSRTVAANVAHPLEIVGTNKAQIDEKIRQLLPLVGLEGFENAYPAQLSGGQRQRVGIARALAADPDVLLCDEPTSALDPATTEEILDLIKNLTVRLDLTVVIITHEMHVVKRACDSVSLLEQGKIVEHGSLQEISENADGQLAQALLPLPAVANPENQILLDIVFSAHNVGTPVLSGLARKFDIDVNVISGSIEPIGGQQFGRLRIGLWPETDVEAVIRYLEELGVSVGRPGLAHLGATDEEASA from the coding sequence ATGATCACCATTACTGATCTCCGTAAGGTCTATCAGCAAGGCGGCCGCGAAGTGACAGCCCTCGACGGCGTCTCCTTGAGCGTGCCTAAAGGTTCGATTCACGGCATCATTGGCCACTCTGGTGCAGGGAAGTCGACGCTGGTTCGTTGCTTAACTTTACTGGACCGCCCCACATCTGGTCGGGTGGAAATCAACGGCGTGGACCTCAGCTCAGTAAGTAATAAAGAGATTCGGCAAGCACGCCGCAAAGTCGGCATGGTCTTCCAGCACGCGAATTTACTCGACTCCCGAACCGTGGCCGCTAATGTGGCTCACCCCTTAGAAATCGTCGGAACCAATAAAGCTCAGATCGATGAAAAGATTCGGCAGTTACTGCCATTGGTCGGTCTTGAAGGCTTCGAAAATGCCTATCCGGCACAACTTTCCGGTGGCCAACGCCAACGAGTTGGCATCGCCCGGGCATTGGCAGCAGACCCAGATGTGCTTCTGTGCGATGAGCCGACCTCGGCCCTAGACCCCGCCACCACCGAAGAAATCCTCGACTTAATCAAGAATCTGACCGTCCGGTTGGACCTCACCGTGGTGATCATCACGCACGAAATGCACGTAGTAAAACGGGCCTGCGATTCAGTATCTCTGCTTGAGCAAGGCAAAATCGTCGAGCACGGCTCCTTGCAGGAGATCTCCGAAAATGCTGATGGTCAACTCGCCCAGGCGCTTTTGCCGTTACCGGCGGTTGCCAACCCGGAAAACCAGATCTTGCTAGACATCGTTTTCAGCGCCCATAACGTTGGAACACCAGTGCTATCTGGACTTGCCAGAAAATTCGACATTGATGTCAATGTGATCTCCGGGAGCATCGAGCCAATTGGCGGACAACAATTCGGCCGGCTGCGCATCGGCCTATGGCCGGAAACCGATGTCGAGGCTGTTATCCGCTATTTGGAAGAGCTCGGCGTATCAGTGGGCCGACCAGGTCTAGCCCATCTCGGCGCAACCGATGAGGAGGCCTCGGCATGA
- a CDS encoding 3'-5' exonuclease: MNTWLDGNRAAFDVETTGRDPRQARLVSASIVLVDANNDVVESHEWLADPGVEIPEAVTLIHGISTARARAEGAPIGAVVTEVAQVLRSYFAAGTPVMAFNAPYDFTVLAAECARIGVSAPTAFPVIDPFVLDKQVDGFRRGKRTLVAICEHYNIPLIDAHTSAADALATIKLAEALARRFPELSIPAEELHAQQIVWAAEQAASFQEYLRRTQADAVVDGLWPQGQL, from the coding sequence ATGAATACTTGGCTTGACGGAAACCGTGCAGCATTCGATGTGGAAACTACTGGTCGTGACCCGCGCCAAGCTCGATTAGTTAGTGCCTCGATCGTTTTAGTCGATGCCAATAATGACGTCGTTGAATCACACGAATGGCTCGCTGATCCCGGCGTCGAGATCCCTGAGGCCGTGACGCTAATCCACGGTATTAGTACCGCCCGCGCGCGAGCTGAGGGTGCCCCCATCGGTGCTGTGGTGACCGAAGTCGCCCAGGTTCTTCGTTCATATTTCGCTGCTGGAACTCCGGTTATGGCGTTCAACGCGCCTTATGATTTCACCGTATTAGCTGCCGAATGTGCTCGGATTGGTGTTTCTGCACCCACCGCTTTTCCGGTCATCGATCCTTTCGTCTTAGACAAACAAGTCGATGGGTTTCGCCGTGGAAAACGCACACTTGTCGCAATCTGCGAGCACTACAACATCCCACTGATCGATGCACATACTTCGGCAGCTGATGCACTGGCCACGATCAAGCTCGCCGAGGCGCTAGCTCGTCGCTTCCCAGAACTTTCAATTCCAGCTGAAGAGCTACACGCTCAACAAATAGTCTGGGCGGCCGAACAAGCCGCAAGCTTCCAGGAATACCTGCGCCGAACGCAAGCCGACGCCGTCGTCGATGGGCTTTGGCCGCAAGGTCAGCTCTAA